The DNA window TTCCGTCTCACAATTACCTAACAGATACCAACTCACCCAGTTATTTACGACCATCGGTAAGAGCCGTCTTGGTAGACTGGCTTGTCGAAGTTCATGAGAAGTTTTCCTGCTTCCCTGAAACTCTGTATTTGGCAATCAACTTAATGGACAGATTCttatcaagaaataaaGCTACAATAGATAAACTACAATTGGTAGCCGTGACATCTTTATTCATAGCAGccaaatttgaagaaattcatCTACCGAAGATTGCAGAATACTCATACATTACCGATGGCGCTGCATCAAAGCTTGATATAAGGCGAGCTGAAATGTTCATGCTAACCAAGTTAGGGTTTGATATTGGCTGGCCAAATCCGCTGAATTTCTTGAGAAGGATATCTAAAGCAGATAATTATGATTCGACAACGAGAAACATTGCTAAATTTTTACTAGAATATTCAATATGTTCCCATAGATACGTGCATTTAAAACCCTCATTACTTAGCGCTATATCAATGTATATTTCGAGAAGAATAACTGCTAAAAATGACATATATTGGGATGCAAACCTAAAACACTACAGTGGAGACATTGATCCATTTAACGACAACGAGTTCCAGCTACATTCCAGACAATTAGTGACAGATTTAAGTTCGCCgtattcaaaattagaatatctaataaaaaaatatcaaaagagAGATTATGGTGAAGTTTTCTATGTGGCAAATGATTGGTGTCAACAAGAAGTCAAGAACGAATTTACTAGACTATTTCCTCCAAATATACAATCAATTATCTAATATTTATTCACGCATAAATGCatattatttcattattaaatttattagaattaCTGTTGTTGActtattatatataaatagaTCTAAAGATACATAGCCttgatacaaaaaaattgagaattAAACAATTAGAATTAGTAAAAGAGCGCGCACATTAAGTGAGGTAGATGAGTTGGTATTAAGCATAAAACATGGGAAGTTAGGTAATCATGAATTGAGAAGGTAAAACAAAAGCCGATTAGTTGTTGTGTTTTCGTTGAAGAGTTCTTCGTGTCTTAAAGATAATGTACAAAATAAAGGTAAAATAATAGGTgcatttcatcaaaaaaaaaatcattcatGTAAAGTCATTATATCGTAATCGTTTTTTCTAACTTTTAAAGCCCATTGCACTGAAATTACAGAAGCTTTCATAAATCTTCTTGATTGGTATTTTCTGTGGAATTCATCGTGGACAATGGGGCCTGTTAAATAATCCATAATCATGCGACAAGCAGGCGCAAGttgatcttttgaatatcCACCTGAGTAATGAATTAAATTGCCGTCCCATTTTCCCTTGCCTAACATCTTTCTTGATAAAAACATTGCAGCAGCAGCACAAAGGGAAGGCAATATACCTATAAATCTGAAATCCACTAAAGATATTTCTAAAAGGAATTTAGCAAGCGTTCGAGACTGTATATCGTAGTCATCCGCTTTGGAAATTCTTCTTAGAAAATTCATTGGGTTTGGATAGTTAAGATTGAAATTGAgagttttcaaaataaatttttcaccttCTTTGATTTCCTCTTCTGTGCACGCACCATCTGTTTCAGATGCAAAATGCTTTATACTTGGAGAATATACTTCTTCGTATTTGGATGCAATAAATAGACATGAAGTCCCAACTAATTGCAATTTATCTAATTGAACTAGCTCTTTACAGAGAAAACGATCCATGATATTAATTGCCAAATATAAGGTTTCAGGCAATAAGCCAAACTTATTGTGAATTTTCACTAACCAATTGACTAGGATATCTCTGTTTTGACGAATATTTCTATGTTTATAAAGATCTTCTTTGTTTGGTAGTGTTATTACTTCTAGGCGATATagatattcaaaaatgtcaTTAACATATTCACTAACCATAAAAGGATCATTGACATCTTCTGCATCTAAATCTTCCCATTCATATTCTTCGGTACCATTGACAGAACACactttaaattttttaggTTCATCTTGTTCGACAACAGCAGACATTGGCCTTTTCCTGCCAACATCATTGTCTTTATTTATGTCCAAgtttgttctttctttttccaattcatGTTGTTTCTCAATATTTGGTAAGGTGTCTTTGGTTGAGTTTGTGGAGACAGATTCGTTACTGAAAGGATCatgattttctttatcatgTTCTTCCATCTCCTTGGATCGTTGAAAATGCATTTCTGTGGATGCTATATCATGTCCTCGTCTCAAAGGGACAGAATTAGTACTATCGTGTATTAGTCTTCTATTCAATTGTGGTATTTTAGTACCTTCATTTTTAGCAATatttaatgaagatttcaaagttCTCAAATTGGAATTGATTGAAGATGTTTCTTGCGCTAGAGTAGTATTAGTAACGTTATTTAAAGCTAATCTCTGCACAGTTCGGGATAGCTTAGCACTACTGATATTATCCATATCATTATGTGTTAGTGAAGAGGATGAATTAGACATGATTTAGAGAACTACCTTCAGTTCCTATGGCTGATAGAATGCAAAGACTTGAATTGTCTGGTATAATATATGAATAAGATGGATGTAAAAAAGTGAGGACTACACAACAGgacttttgaaaagttttctttttcccTATTCGTTACTTTTCACtgattatttgatataGCCTagattggaaaaatttttttataataataacaataaataCTAATCTTAGTGTATTGAATTATGATATCAGATAGCGTTGATGTAGTGAATGATAATTGATAGTTTTAATGGAAGTAGTAGCTTTGATCTTGGCAGGCGACAGATGAAGATCAAAGGGAAATATAATTGAGAATGCACTTTGGataatatatattgaaaaaggatccaaaggaaaaaaagacagATCAAACCCCCCAGCTGATTTGTAAATAAGATCAAATGAGAAACAACTACTAAAGTTGAGGAAGTTGATTCACTGCCGAAAAGAGCAAAAACAAAGTATATGACATTGTGAAAGAGACtataatgaaatattcaagaagaaaaaaaatttgtacAAAGTTAATAGCACCGACTGAGAATAGAAAATACTGCTTTTCTTTGCGTTCATTTTGCCTATTTAGgaggatgaaaataatgtcTCAAGAGGTGTAGCAGAATTCAACCCTGGCTCACCATGACACTTTCCTCATACATTTACGAGAGAAGTTTCTCAATTGAGTTTGAGACGCAACTGCACCAAAAAACACATTTGTTGTTTGTTTTGATCATTTCCGAAATTGGTAGGCGATCTATTTAcaattttctgtttttgGTTCTTTGTTTCCGATCCATGTTTACTATTTTCCATTTGCGGTTGAGCGCAAACGAAGAGGGCCTGAACTGTCAAACCCATGTAAATAACAGAGAAatgcattgaaagaagcaTTCAGAGATGGAGAAGTGCTGTGGTCCTATTGTAAGACGTCTCTCGATCTGCTGGGATACTATTGTTGTTACTAAACAACGATAGACGCCATGCATAGCTCGCCTTCTTAAGTATGTACTTGATTAGAGAAAACTTTCTTATGAATGAAGGCACACACGCACTTCGAACGTGTTCCACCgtaacaaatttttgatacaCATTACATTCGCGTAAACACTATATATCACGGTAGAGAATGCTAAAATACGCTTGTTTTTACTATATAATCTCAAATATTAATAGAAGTATCACATACCGGACTAAAAGAGAGCCTGTAAATCGAAGTTTCCTTGAGAGTTCTTAACGAAAACGCCCTCTTCTGTCACGATACCATCAATGAACTCATGTGGTGTAACATCAAAAGATGGGTTCCATACCTGAGCGTTTGGTGGTGCAATGCCTACTTGGGCGTTAATTGGCTCATTGTTTTCATTCATTGCAGGTCTCATTATACCTCCATTATTATCGATCAGCGTACCTGTAACTAGCTTGAATTCTTCTGGCTTACGTTCTTCAACAATGATACCGTCACCTGTTTCTGTGACACTATCAATAGTAGTTTTTGGAGCAACGACAAAGAACTTTATACCAAACTGCTTACAGAGGATGGATAGTTGATATGTTCCTATTTTATTAGCGGTATCACCATTACGGACAATTCTATCGGCCCCAACAAAAGCAGCTTTGATGGGGACATCACTCGTCTTTATTCTATAAGCAATAGAACTGTCTGTAATTAAAGTACATGGAATCTCATCATGGACCAGTTCGTAAGCGGTGAGACGTGATCCTTGGTTATAAGGTCTTGTCTCTAGTGGATACACATGTGCCAATCTAGGTTTACCActcttgattttttttgggcTTTGTGATAAATCAGTCTTAGCTACAGAATCCTTCCACAATGAACGAATAACACCCAAAGCTGTACCATATCCTGCTGTGGCTAATGATCCTGTATTGCAAATTGTTAAGACTGCGAAATCCTCtgcaaaattttccatttctaaacttttcaaaaggtATTCTGCTCCATTATCTCCcattttcttattattagtTGAATCTTCATCCAATAATTTGCATGTGTAGTCGAAAACCTCACTGTTAAACGAAGTAAGGTCTTCGCAGTTATGTAAAATTGAGGAAATGTCCTTTAAAGCATTGGATAAGTTAACTGCAGTAGGTCTACTACTCAAAAGAAACTCTAATCTTTCAGTTAATCTCGTTCTGATGGGTGCCCAGCTGGAAACATCGTAGAAAAACTGGGTTGcagtaaaatttttattggTCAATAATTGAGTTTCTAATAATACAGAAAGTGCACCGACCATTGCAATAGCAGGAGCCCCTCTGACTTGCATATTTTTGATCACCGTATAACCGTCATCAATGGTGTAGATTGGTACATACTTGCTTGTGTAAGGAAGTAATAACTGATCCAATACCTGCACCAAAACGTTAGTTCTATCAGATTTTTCGAATATAATGCTTTGTAAAGACATTACGAGATCGCTGTATAACTATATCTTGTTATGGCTTCACCTATTAGATCGAACTCAtcatcgaaaattttttttcatcatcgGATTTATGATATCACATAATGAGAAGGCAAAACTATATAGTAATTTGTCGGCACATGCTGCTGGAAGCGACACATACTTCAAATCAAGCCTTAGGAAGGACGAGCTGAGGaggttctttttttttcatgtcACTGATTTTCAGTTTAGTGAATTAAGTTCGATGACGTTTATGAGAAAACTATTGATCCTGTAATCcgttaaaaaaaatgataccCGCGGGGTTCGAACCCGCGCCTCCGAAGAGACCAGGACCTTAACCTGACGCCTTAGACCACTCGGCCAGAGTACCAGAACGAGTTCACACGGAAGTTTTTATATTGGAATCTGATCCGCATTAATGAAAGAGTACTCCTCTCTTGGGAACCTACCTTATGTGTTCTGGCCTAGTATAGTACTGGAAATGGTGATATGctgacatttcaatacTTTGAAAGTAAAAACGAAAAGATTTAGAGTGTTCGAGACTAACtgaattatataataatgtGATACTGTGATAACTAGTGAATTTATCGGTAGAAAACATTACATAACGTCAGAAATGGCAATCTTGAATATGATAGTCATTACAAATCAAATGTGTTGGAAAAACTGTAAATATCCAGATAAACACTAAAGTTTGCTCAATGTTCGTTTCATGGTATAGTATTTATATTATAGTTTATTTTACATATAACATgtgcattatttgatataacCACTGATTAACGAGAATTTATTTAGTTGATTGACTGACCTATAACATTATTGAACAATAACCACAACAACACTATAACACCGAAGACAACCTCTGACCTCCTTTTACGTCACACAGTTTTGCTAAATCTTCGTGCCATTTTTTGTCATATTGGGTATTGTGAATGAAAGTGTTTCTTAGCGGCTTAattgtaatattttcattctaAAAGGCACAGATGAGTTGCATTGCAGTCTTCTTTCTATGGTCATTAGCACTACAAGTGTGGTAGTGCATCACTTCTAGAAATTGCGTTATGATCTTTTCTGGAGAAACAAAAGTACGCTTTCAAAATGGTGAGTGCCTAttggaattttcaaaatagaaATAGGTGGTTATGGCAGTTTTATATCCCCGTGTACAGCATTCTGTATATCTGGAAGGAGGTGATATACATCTGCAAATTTACATACTAGCAGAAGTAAACGGCTACTTACAGAGCTTGCTGAAAATCATAATGACCACTATGATCACATGAATAATTAGTGTGAGTATGTTCAGATATAGCGCAACTAGTAAACGAAtaacttttcaattaaattgtCTCGTTTGCTGGCCTACTACAAATATTGATtagtttatatattttcatttttttatgAAAGTTCTCGAATGTATTTATGTTATTCTCACACCAGTATCTTACATTAATTGCTTATTGCATACTTAGATTATCAGTTTTAGTTAATACTATCCAACCTTAGGAACTCGGGTAATAAGATTCAAGACTGCCACTCGAAACATCTTCTGTTGATGTcgtttcttcttcgtcatctATTGACTTTGGGGTTGTCCTGCTCAACGGAGACATGAAGCTGGAGTTTGA is part of the Kazachstania africana CBS 2517 chromosome 1, complete genome genome and encodes:
- the CLB5 gene encoding B-type cyclin CLB5 (similar to Saccharomyces cerevisiae CLB6 (YGR109C) and CLB5 (YPR120C); ancestral locus Anc_3.453); translation: MPYSNTNEVSRISDEMIENKVAPFKRGKQVKIETYHSGVDREALAKVNSNNLKKDTEKKFQTRVRRDNSELAYNSLKKRRVYKDSGSSSFEQKTSPPNFENETTSYEQMSRNEVHAWNDLDSDEKDDICMVTEYTDDIFQHLYEREQQTLPSHNYLTDTNSPSYLRPSVRAVLVDWLVEVHEKFSCFPETLYLAINLMDRFLSRNKATIDKLQLVAVTSLFIAAKFEEIHLPKIAEYSYITDGAASKLDIRRAEMFMLTKLGFDIGWPNPLNFLRRISKADNYDSTTRNIAKFLLEYSICSHRYVHLKPSLLSAISMYISRRITAKNDIYWDANLKHYSGDIDPFNDNEFQLHSRQLVTDLSSPYSKLEYLIKKYQKRDYGEVFYVANDWCQQEVKNEFTRLFPPNIQSII
- the CLB2 gene encoding B-type cyclin CLB2 (similar to Saccharomyces cerevisiae CLB1 (YGR108W) and CLB2 (YPR119W); ancestral locus Anc_3.452); its protein translation is MSNSSSSLTHNDMDNISSAKLSRTVQRLALNNVTNTTLAQETSSINSNLRTLKSSLNIAKNEGTKIPQLNRRLIHDSTNSVPLRRGHDIASTEMHFQRSKEMEEHDKENHDPFSNESVSTNSTKDTLPNIEKQHELEKERTNLDINKDNDVGRKRPMSAVVEQDEPKKFKVCSVNGTEEYEWEDLDAEDVNDPFMVSEYVNDIFEYLYRLEVITLPNKEDLYKHRNIRQNRDILVNWLVKIHNKFGLLPETLYLAINIMDRFLCKELVQLDKLQLVGTSCLFIASKYEEVYSPSIKHFASETDGACTEEEIKEGEKFILKTLNFNLNYPNPMNFLRRISKADDYDIQSRTLAKFLLEISLVDFRFIGILPSLCAAAAMFLSRKMLGKGKWDGNLIHYSGGYSKDQLAPACRMIMDYLTGPIVHDEFHRKYQSRRFMKASVISVQWALKVRKNDYDIMTLHE
- the MRI1 gene encoding S-methyl-5-thioribose-1-phosphate isomerase MRI1 (similar to Saccharomyces cerevisiae YPR118W; ancestral locus Anc_3.451), with protein sequence MSLQSIIFEKSDRTNVLVQVLDQLLLPYTSKYVPIYTIDDGYTVIKNMQVRGAPAIAMVGALSVLLETQLLTNKNFTATQFFYDVSSWAPIRTRLTERLEFLLSSRPTAVNLSNALKDISSILHNCEDLTSFNSEVFDYTCKLLDEDSTNNKKMGDNGAEYLLKSLEMENFAEDFAVLTICNTGSLATAGYGTALGVIRSLWKDSVAKTDLSQSPKKIKSGKPRLAHVYPLETRPYNQGSRLTAYELVHDEIPCTLITDSSIAYRIKTSDVPIKAAFVGADRIVRNGDTANKIGTYQLSILCKQFGIKFFVVAPKTTIDSVTETGDGIIVEERKPEEFKLVTGTLIDNNGGIMRPAMNENNEPINAQVGIAPPNAQVWNPSFDVTPHEFIDGIVTEEGVFVKNSQGNFDLQALF